From one Butyricimonas faecihominis genomic stretch:
- a CDS encoding site-specific integrase, whose translation MAKKKKAVKAKEPIRLRFKELANGNKSLYLDIYRDGKRQYEFLKLYLIPETDETAKVRNLNTLQAANAIKAQKVIELTNDEAGVVKTTTRSKMLLIDWMRYYSDHKLKTGQSAAFHVQIDKAIKHLIKYKGETVTMKEVDKAFCLGFIDYLNNAKRKDGKLMAKVTTAGYFRCLNCALNFAVKEEIIPYNPITKVNSDDRIKIPESTREYLTVEEIKKLIGSTCINEPTKQAYLFSCFCGLRLGDIQALTWGDIIQDGEQYRAKIVMKKTQKTLYLPLSGEALKWMPERGEAKDTDKVFYLPYPTYINVVLKTWAQNSGINKTITFHTARHNKNCIFQAMR comes from the coding sequence ATGGCAAAGAAAAAGAAAGCGGTCAAGGCCAAGGAGCCTATTAGACTACGATTCAAAGAGCTTGCAAACGGTAACAAAAGCCTGTACTTGGATATTTACAGGGATGGTAAACGGCAGTACGAGTTTTTAAAACTCTACCTTATTCCAGAAACAGACGAGACAGCTAAGGTAAGGAATCTAAACACGCTACAAGCGGCAAACGCTATCAAGGCTCAAAAAGTCATAGAACTAACAAACGATGAGGCGGGAGTGGTAAAGACTACCACACGATCAAAAATGCTTCTAATAGACTGGATGAGGTATTATAGTGATCACAAGTTAAAAACGGGGCAAAGTGCCGCTTTCCACGTTCAAATAGATAAAGCGATCAAACATTTAATCAAGTACAAGGGTGAAACCGTCACCATGAAAGAAGTTGATAAAGCTTTTTGCTTGGGCTTTATTGACTACCTGAACAATGCCAAAAGGAAAGATGGTAAACTCATGGCCAAGGTCACAACGGCAGGTTATTTTAGGTGCTTGAATTGTGCCTTGAACTTTGCCGTGAAGGAAGAAATAATACCCTACAACCCCATCACAAAAGTAAATTCAGATGATAGAATAAAGATCCCAGAAAGCACACGTGAATACCTGACCGTTGAGGAAATAAAAAAGCTGATCGGCTCAACGTGTATCAACGAGCCAACCAAACAGGCTTATTTGTTCAGTTGTTTTTGTGGGTTAAGGCTGGGTGATATTCAGGCGTTAACATGGGGAGATATTATTCAGGATGGCGAGCAATACCGGGCAAAAATAGTGATGAAGAAGACCCAAAAGACCCTTTATTTACCCCTGTCTGGTGAGGCTTTAAAATGGATGCCAGAACGGGGCGAGGCCAAAGATACCGATAAGGTTTTCTATCTACCATACCCCACTTATATCAACGTGGTATTAAAAACGTGGGCGCAAAATAGCGGGATAAACAAAACGATAACTTTTCACACTGCAAGACACAATAAAAATTGTATCTTTCAAGCTATGAGATAA
- a CDS encoding glycoside hydrolase family protein: MMRKALLLLLAAALCGSLPAQDTDSMAELLASFNNHPKADIAVELIKKYEGLHDRSDYPYYGYGHRRLPNENLSYDMTEAEAEALLRKDLAVRYKLFRKFGKDALLLTVLSFNVGQGVLLGHGGHPKSKLIRKLEAGNRDIYREYIAYCRYKGKQHAMLFNRRKTEFALLYIP; the protein is encoded by the coding sequence ATGATGCGCAAGGCGTTGCTCCTGCTGCTGGCGGCTGCCCTCTGTGGCAGCCTGCCGGCACAAGACACGGACAGCATGGCGGAACTGCTGGCATCGTTTAACAATCATCCCAAGGCTGACATCGCCGTTGAACTGATAAAAAAGTACGAGGGACTGCACGACCGTTCCGATTACCCCTACTACGGCTACGGGCATCGCAGGTTGCCCAACGAAAACCTTTCCTATGACATGACGGAGGCGGAAGCCGAAGCCCTGCTCCGCAAGGATTTGGCGGTGCGCTACAAGCTGTTCCGCAAATTTGGTAAAGATGCCTTGCTTCTTACCGTATTAAGTTTCAATGTGGGTCAAGGGGTATTGCTTGGTCACGGCGGACACCCGAAAAGCAAACTCATCCGCAAGCTGGAAGCCGGGAATCGAGACATTTACCGTGAATATATCGCTTACTGCCGGTACAAAGGAAAGCAGCACGCCATGCTATTCAATCGAAGAAAAACAGAATTTGCGTTGCTATATATTCCGTGA
- a CDS encoding linear amide C-N hydrolase has product MKTLFIVTLLIAGMLTTYTQACTRVVYLGKNGMVVTGRTMDWKEDLKSNIYVFPRGIERAGADKGNTIHWKSKYGSVITAGYDIGTSDGMNEKGLVANLLYLTESDYYRPNDTRPAMGISIWTQYVLDNFATVDEAVKELSKETFRIDAPDMPNGAKSTLHLAISDASGNSAIFEYIKGKLIIHEGKEYQVMTNSPSYEQQITLNNYWQQIGGLVMLPGTNRAVDRFVRASFYINVIPQTDNQREAVAGVFSVIRNVSVPLGISTPAQPNISSTRWRTVADQKNKVYFFESTITPNVFWINMKDLDFSAGAPVKKLNLANGETYAGNAAKDMVNSPSFKFLFEVI; this is encoded by the coding sequence ATGAAAACATTATTTATTGTAACATTATTGATAGCAGGAATGCTGACAACATACACTCAGGCTTGTACCCGTGTGGTATACCTAGGTAAAAACGGGATGGTCGTGACAGGCCGAACCATGGACTGGAAAGAAGATTTAAAATCCAATATTTACGTGTTCCCCAGAGGAATTGAAAGAGCGGGGGCGGACAAGGGGAACACGATTCATTGGAAATCAAAATATGGAAGTGTCATCACGGCGGGATACGACATCGGTACTTCCGACGGGATGAATGAAAAAGGTTTGGTCGCCAATCTCCTATACCTGACAGAATCCGATTATTACCGTCCAAACGACACCCGTCCGGCAATGGGGATCAGCATCTGGACGCAGTACGTGCTTGACAATTTTGCAACCGTGGATGAGGCCGTAAAAGAGTTAAGCAAAGAGACATTCCGGATAGACGCTCCGGATATGCCGAACGGGGCGAAATCAACTTTACACCTAGCCATTTCCGACGCATCGGGGAATAGTGCCATATTTGAGTACATCAAGGGAAAACTCATCATACACGAGGGGAAAGAATATCAGGTCATGACAAACTCTCCCTCTTACGAACAACAAATCACGCTAAATAATTACTGGCAACAAATCGGGGGCCTAGTGATGCTACCGGGGACCAACCGGGCAGTAGATCGTTTTGTCAGGGCATCATTTTACATCAATGTCATCCCACAAACCGACAATCAACGAGAGGCTGTAGCCGGAGTTTTTAGCGTTATACGAAACGTATCGGTTCCGCTTGGGATTTCTACCCCGGCTCAACCTAATATCTCTTCCACCCGCTGGAGAACGGTCGCAGACCAAAAAAATAAAGTATATTTCTTCGAATCCACGATCACGCCCAATGTATTCTGGATTAACATGAAAGATCTGGACTTTTCCGCGGGGGCACCTGTCAAGAAATTAAACCTCGCAAACGGAGAAACCTACGCTGGAAATGCTGCCAAGGATATGGTAAATAGTCCCTCGTTCAAATTCCTATTTGAAGTGATATAA
- a CDS encoding DUF3873 family protein, whose amino-acid sequence MTTRMTINGVSTCTAGEKYEKFQLKIGRKVRTMYQYDYRDTTTGELFSCVKPTLDECRRLRDEWIKAKEGRR is encoded by the coding sequence ATGACAACAAGAATGACTATTAACGGAGTAAGCACCTGCACGGCAGGTGAGAAATACGAGAAATTCCAACTGAAAATCGGGCGCAAAGTCCGCACGATGTACCAATATGACTATCGGGACACCACAACGGGAGAACTGTTCTCCTGCGTGAAACCCACATTGGACGAGTGCAGGCGGTTGCGTGACGAATGGATTAAAGCGAAGGAGGGCAGACGATGA
- a CDS encoding carbon starvation protein A — protein MLTFIISIGLLIVAYFTYGKFVERFFGASSAIETPVKRLADGVDYHELKPWRIFVIQFLNIAGLGPIFGAILGAAYGPMAYVWIVIGCIFMGATHDYFSGMLSIRHDGTSLPDIVGKYLGNNVRKFMTFFTGFLLLAVGVSFVNGPADLLGNLTNMSMTPWLYVIFAYYILATLLPIDKIIGKIYPFMGLALIFMAVAVGGYLLYGGFSGKLYLEELTFDTMKNMHADPANNILFPMLFIVISCGAISGFHATQSPMMARCMTDEKYGRPIFYGAMISEGIVAMIWATAAMAYFGGAEGLNAAATAGKTPAIIVDAICNSWLGRFGAIIAIIGVVVCPITSGDTAFRSMRLIIADALKFNQKPIKNRLIVSIPIFIIAYLLCNVDFSTIWKYVGIGNQVLATITLWTAATYLAKKGKAHWMMSIPATFLSIVCTTYFLIAPYKVGGLYLSPSISYPIGAIVGIALFVLFITKITRNK, from the coding sequence ATGCTAACATTTATTATCTCTATCGGTCTATTAATCGTTGCTTATTTTACCTACGGTAAATTTGTTGAACGATTTTTCGGAGCCTCATCCGCAATAGAGACTCCGGTCAAACGCCTAGCAGACGGCGTGGATTATCACGAGCTAAAACCTTGGCGCATTTTCGTTATCCAGTTTTTGAACATCGCAGGCCTAGGACCTATTTTCGGGGCCATACTAGGAGCGGCTTACGGTCCGATGGCTTACGTGTGGATCGTGATCGGTTGTATTTTCATGGGAGCGACTCACGACTATTTTTCCGGTATGCTTTCTATCCGCCACGACGGAACAAGCCTACCTGACATTGTCGGGAAATACCTTGGAAATAACGTGCGTAAATTCATGACATTTTTCACAGGATTCTTGTTATTGGCCGTGGGGGTCTCTTTCGTGAACGGGCCGGCGGATTTACTCGGCAACTTGACAAACATGAGTATGACACCTTGGCTATATGTTATCTTTGCCTACTATATTCTTGCCACGTTGCTCCCCATCGATAAAATTATTGGAAAAATATACCCCTTCATGGGGCTGGCATTAATATTCATGGCTGTCGCGGTGGGCGGCTATTTACTTTACGGGGGATTCTCCGGAAAACTCTATCTCGAAGAATTAACCTTCGACACGATGAAAAATATGCACGCAGATCCGGCAAATAACATTCTTTTCCCGATGCTATTTATCGTGATCTCCTGTGGGGCCATTTCCGGGTTCCATGCCACGCAATCTCCCATGATGGCACGTTGTATGACAGATGAAAAATATGGGCGCCCCATCTTTTACGGAGCCATGATTTCAGAAGGAATCGTGGCCATGATCTGGGCTACCGCTGCCATGGCATACTTTGGAGGTGCGGAAGGCCTGAATGCCGCTGCCACGGCAGGAAAAACGCCTGCGATTATCGTGGATGCAATCTGCAATTCGTGGTTAGGACGTTTTGGCGCGATTATCGCTATTATCGGGGTTGTTGTTTGCCCGATTACATCCGGAGACACAGCATTCCGTAGTATGCGATTGATCATTGCTGACGCTTTAAAATTCAACCAAAAACCGATCAAGAATCGTCTTATCGTTTCTATCCCGATATTCATCATCGCCTATTTACTTTGTAACGTGGATTTCTCCACGATATGGAAATACGTGGGCATCGGGAACCAAGTGTTAGCCACCATCACGCTATGGACCGCAGCCACCTATTTGGCTAAAAAAGGAAAAGCTCATTGGATGATGTCTATCCCCGCCACGTTTTTAAGTATCGTATGTACGACCTATTTCTTGATAGCCCCTTACAAAGTGGGTGGCTTGTATCTTTCCCCTTCTATCAGTTACCCGATAGGAGCAATCGTGGGAATCGCTCTTTTCGTTCTGTTTATCACGAAAATTACTAGAAATAAATAA
- a CDS encoding DUF3872 domain-containing protein has product MNMNKLNNTRKVKRNIVKSLATLCLGLLSVCFTACDDDLDVTQAYPFTVEAMPVPKELAQGETAEIRCELVREGEFDGAVYTIRYFQYDGEGTLKLDNGLVLQPNDRYLLENEKFRLYYTSECDESQSLTITVEDNFGNACEWELEFNNDSDAETEGGVAVSDTLNASR; this is encoded by the coding sequence ATGAACATGAACAAATTAAACAATACACGGAAAGTGAAAAGAAACATAGTAAAATCATTGGCAACCCTTTGTCTGGGGCTGCTCTCTGTATGCTTCACCGCCTGCGATGACGATTTGGACGTGACGCAAGCCTATCCGTTCACGGTGGAAGCCATGCCCGTGCCGAAGGAACTGGCGCAGGGCGAGACGGCGGAAATCCGTTGCGAACTGGTACGCGAGGGCGAGTTTGACGGGGCGGTCTATACCATCCGCTATTTCCAATACGACGGGGAGGGCACGTTGAAGCTGGATAACGGCTTGGTGTTGCAGCCCAACGACCGCTACCTGCTGGAGAACGAAAAATTCCGCCTATATTACACCTCGGAGTGCGACGAGTCGCAAAGCCTGACCATCACGGTGGAGGACAATTTCGGCAATGCCTGCGAGTGGGAATTGGAGTTCAACAACGACTCGGACGCGGAAACGGAGGGAGGCGTCGCTGTGTCTGACACCTTGAACGCCAGCCGATGA
- a CDS encoding DUF6956 domain-containing protein translates to MSAGYETLIVTFSDPIKVLDNMFADADAWGTDSLKGWVEDYESTRFTQINGHTAVITSEYNMPCVKEWLTRCTAIADIKEF, encoded by the coding sequence ATGAGCGCAGGATATGAAACGCTGATAGTGACGTTCAGCGACCCTATCAAGGTTTTGGACAATATGTTCGCCGATGCGGACGCATGGGGAACGGACAGCCTCAAAGGATGGGTGGAGGACTATGAAAGTACGAGGTTTACGCAGATAAACGGGCATACGGCAGTCATCACTTCCGAATACAACATGCCCTGCGTAAAGGAATGGCTCACACGCTGCACGGCTATCGCCGACATAAAGGAATTTTGA
- a CDS encoding toprim domain-containing protein, which produces MDIEAMKRYPLEDFLARLGHHPVQRRANAIWYRSPYREEHTPSFKVNPEKNLWFDFGEGKGGNIFALAGEFIQSGDFLTQARYVAEVADMPLQDYEQRRTPEVRQPAGHSFEDVEVLPLQSRALLHYLQERGIPSAIAIANCKEMRYSTHGKRYFAVAFGNCGGGYEIRNPFFKGCVPPKDVTLLPSGSAVCNVYEGFVDYLSARALGIGGGEDHLVLNSVSNVARAYRHLDGYGTVRCHLDNDEAGRRTLEALRTRYGERVSDCSGIYGGCKDLNEYLQSRLKQNEKNNKNIKLKM; this is translated from the coding sequence ATGGATATAGAAGCGATGAAACGCTATCCGCTGGAGGACTTCCTTGCACGGCTGGGGCATCATCCCGTGCAAAGACGTGCCAACGCCATCTGGTACAGGTCGCCGTACCGGGAGGAACACACGCCTTCCTTCAAGGTAAACCCGGAAAAGAACCTCTGGTTTGATTTTGGCGAGGGCAAGGGCGGTAACATCTTCGCCCTTGCGGGGGAGTTCATCCAAAGCGGCGACTTCCTCACACAGGCGAGGTATGTGGCGGAGGTGGCGGACATGCCGTTGCAGGACTATGAGCAACGCCGCACCCCCGAAGTGCGGCAACCAGCCGGACACAGCTTCGAGGACGTGGAAGTGCTGCCCTTGCAGAGCCGGGCGTTACTCCATTACCTGCAAGAAAGGGGCATACCGTCCGCCATAGCCATCGCGAACTGCAAGGAGATGCGCTACTCCACGCACGGGAAACGGTATTTCGCCGTGGCTTTCGGCAACTGCGGTGGCGGCTACGAGATACGCAACCCGTTCTTCAAGGGCTGTGTGCCGCCAAAGGACGTCACCCTGCTGCCGTCAGGCTCTGCCGTTTGCAACGTGTACGAGGGCTTCGTGGACTACCTTTCCGCCCGTGCATTAGGCATCGGCGGCGGGGAGGACCACCTTGTCCTCAACTCGGTGTCCAATGTGGCGAGGGCGTACCGGCATCTGGACGGCTACGGAACGGTGCGGTGCCACCTTGACAACGACGAAGCCGGGCGGCGGACATTGGAAGCCCTGCGCACACGTTACGGCGAAAGGGTGTCGGACTGCTCCGGCATCTACGGCGGATGCAAGGACTTGAACGAGTATCTGCAAAGCCGTCTGAAACAAAACGAGAAGAACAACAAGAACATCAAACTTAAAATGTAA
- a CDS encoding DUF4595 domain-containing protein: MKKIFTLLVMVALAACWVSCSDDDNDNENFGKNGKRLIREMHTEHGYEFFIKFDYDKDGYITKIENGYYKEICTISRQEKKVTYYYDGELSEISTLNDKGYVISEDYWDQEKWRKEYTYEYDNSGQMIKEMDYETEDGTIYTWKDGNIISKEYTDQEDSAEYEYYTEYENKSNIDLAQILYLWEDGISIADYCGKISKNLLKSCTHTGSYWERYEYEYEFDEKGYVSTIKEYLMKGGNKKLNQLYHITYVE, from the coding sequence ATGAAAAAGATTTTTACTTTATTAGTTATGGTTGCTTTAGCAGCTTGTTGGGTGTCATGTTCTGATGATGATAATGACAATGAAAATTTTGGCAAAAATGGGAAAAGATTGATTAGAGAAATGCACACAGAGCATGGATATGAATTTTTTATAAAATTCGACTATGACAAAGATGGATATATTACAAAAATCGAAAATGGATATTATAAAGAAATTTGTACAATATCAAGACAAGAAAAAAAAGTTACATACTACTATGATGGGGAACTTAGTGAAATATCTACATTAAATGATAAAGGATACGTAATTTCAGAGGATTATTGGGATCAGGAAAAATGGCGAAAAGAATATACTTATGAATATGATAATTCTGGTCAAATGATTAAAGAAATGGATTACGAAACAGAAGATGGAACAATATATACATGGAAAGACGGAAACATCATATCAAAAGAATATACAGATCAGGAAGATAGTGCTGAATATGAATACTATACTGAATATGAGAATAAAAGTAATATAGATCTTGCACAGATACTTTATTTATGGGAAGATGGTATATCTATAGCTGATTATTGTGGTAAAATAAGTAAAAATCTATTAAAATCATGTACGCATACAGGAAGCTATTGGGAAAGATATGAGTACGAATATGAGTTTGATGAAAAAGGGTATGTTTCTACCATAAAAGAATACCTAATGAAAGGTGGAAATAAAAAACTAAATCAGTTGTACCATATCACTTATGTGGAATAA
- a CDS encoding zinc ribbon domain-containing protein — MENKFCQSCGMPMTAEEQFGRNADGSKNGEYCSYCYRDGAFTEDCAMDEMIDHCLQFLDEFNKDMEHPYQGSALPLSYNSNYLIYSCFV, encoded by the coding sequence ATGGAAAACAAATTTTGTCAGAGTTGCGGGATGCCGATGACGGCAGAGGAACAATTTGGTCGTAATGCTGATGGTTCCAAGAATGGAGAATATTGTTCTTATTGCTATCGTGACGGGGCTTTTACTGAAGATTGTGCGATGGACGAGATGATTGACCATTGTCTGCAATTCCTTGATGAATTTAATAAAGATATGGAACATCCTTACCAAGGAAGTGCTCTACCCCTGAGCTACAACAGCAACTATTTGATATATAGTTGCTTTGTTTAA
- a CDS encoding PcfK-like family protein has product MNGTDHFKRTIQAYLDSRAAEDKLFAASYSKPNKNMDDCITYLLHWAKSQCNGGNGIGVTAGEVLSQAVHYFDEDDIDIGKPIPCQVMVCGVELTDEEKAEARQRAIRQYQDEELRKMQNRNKAKANQKTNAQQVELSLF; this is encoded by the coding sequence ATGAACGGAACAGACCATTTCAAGCGGACCATCCAAGCCTATTTGGACAGCCGTGCGGCGGAGGACAAGCTGTTTGCAGCAAGTTACAGCAAGCCGAACAAGAACATGGACGATTGCATCACCTATTTGTTGCATTGGGCGAAAAGCCAATGCAATGGAGGCAACGGCATAGGCGTTACCGCAGGGGAAGTCTTGTCGCAAGCGGTACACTATTTTGACGAGGACGACATCGACATCGGCAAACCAATCCCGTGCCAAGTCATGGTATGCGGAGTTGAACTGACGGACGAGGAAAAGGCGGAAGCAAGGCAGAGAGCCATCCGCCAATACCAAGACGAGGAACTGCGCAAGATGCAAAACCGGAACAAGGCTAAGGCGAACCAAAAGACAAACGCACAACAAGTTGAACTTTCATTATTCTGA
- a CDS encoding PcfJ domain-containing protein, with translation MKPKTPIQKEVIRLSATLPELTNAQRTYAFHHCFKHYGRRTAKGVITCTECGHAWKSGHSLADTLCGCTCPNCGTALEITDTRKRVFVDNEYFSIITTCKGYQVIRFFFVRSRQKVGQKAEYSIFEVAQRWIAPDGKSETVARLRGFSLLYYDLWNEDSPMEIRRNNQHKVYDIDPICTYPRRRIIPEIKRNGFDGNLHGILPYDFFKAILSDSRAETLLKSGNIEHLRYFLSRPQVLDRCWNSYKIAMRNKYAITDISLWCDLVYLLERLGKDLRNPRFICPPDFKAAHDLYMGKRQVQLERERQQQHREWEAERLERERKRLEEMAKEKDEYIRKKAAFLNLVLTDGLIIVKVLQSVDEFYEEGKAMHHCVYANAYYNNENSLILSARIDERRIETVEVDLRTLKVVQSRGVCNSNTEYHDRIIKLVEDNAEQIRKRMKEAA, from the coding sequence ATGAAACCCAAGACACCCATACAGAAAGAAGTCATCCGTCTGAGCGCAACCCTGCCCGAACTGACAAACGCACAGAGAACCTACGCTTTCCACCATTGTTTCAAGCACTACGGCAGGCGGACTGCAAAAGGCGTCATTACCTGCACGGAGTGCGGACACGCATGGAAAAGCGGACACAGCCTTGCCGACACGCTTTGCGGATGCACCTGCCCGAACTGCGGCACGGCATTGGAAATCACGGACACCCGAAAGAGGGTGTTCGTGGACAACGAGTATTTCTCCATCATCACCACCTGCAAAGGCTACCAGGTAATACGTTTCTTTTTCGTCAGGAGCCGTCAGAAAGTCGGGCAAAAGGCGGAGTATTCCATCTTTGAGGTGGCACAGCGGTGGATTGCTCCTGACGGCAAGTCCGAGACAGTGGCAAGGTTGCGTGGCTTTTCACTTCTCTACTACGACTTGTGGAACGAGGACAGCCCGATGGAAATCCGCAGGAACAACCAGCATAAGGTGTATGACATTGACCCGATATGCACCTATCCACGCCGACGGATTATCCCCGAAATTAAGCGAAATGGCTTTGACGGCAACCTGCACGGCATACTGCCTTACGACTTCTTCAAGGCTATCCTTTCGGACAGCCGTGCGGAAACATTGCTGAAGTCGGGCAACATCGAACACTTGCGCTATTTCCTCTCCCGTCCGCAGGTACTTGACAGATGTTGGAACTCGTACAAGATAGCCATGCGGAATAAATATGCCATAACCGACATCTCATTGTGGTGCGACCTCGTATATCTCTTAGAGAGATTGGGAAAAGATTTGCGCAACCCCCGTTTCATATGCCCGCCCGATTTCAAGGCGGCTCACGACCTGTATATGGGGAAACGGCAAGTCCAATTGGAGCGTGAACGGCAGCAGCAACACAGGGAGTGGGAAGCCGAGCGGTTGGAGCGTGAGCGGAAGCGTCTGGAAGAAATGGCGAAAGAGAAAGACGAGTATATCCGAAAGAAAGCCGCATTCCTCAACCTTGTACTGACGGACGGTCTAATCATCGTCAAGGTGCTGCAAAGCGTGGACGAGTTCTACGAGGAGGGGAAAGCCATGCACCATTGCGTCTATGCCAACGCCTACTACAACAATGAGAACTCCCTGATACTTTCCGCACGGATAGACGAGCGACGCATCGAGACAGTGGAGGTGGACTTGCGGACATTAAAAGTGGTGCAGAGCCGTGGCGTATGCAACTCCAACACCGAATACCACGACCGCATCATCAAATTGGTGGAGGACAATGCCGAGCAGATACGGAAACGGATGAAAGAAGCAGCGTAA
- a CDS encoding phage exclusion protein Lit family protein, producing the protein MKEPKEIYYLPVEQLSDDVIQYIEKVFELLDAVKNDCNSNNFSRRFTFIRDEKAISDVAEIKKDNNKLNHIYINENFCQYLWSVCVYLIAYFENVIHIPMMDAVGINKNGYKPNMIDVEYGNDCFFRGRQLLHNFNRDAYWVTPNICNPQQFENIISHANDVYCAAIAFIYAHEFSHNYLGHTQIQQTLSRSINDEIAADDMAISFIQTEYNSAWGRTYKAGIATTLAALLLMGEDSISGGGTHPDMDVRIENLVTKLELHEMDLLWGYLGVALRLWLLVFDGLSIKEDMQQPGFGSYKEIYLYYIEKLKIVRQQRYPTIIKPDWDI; encoded by the coding sequence ATGAAAGAGCCGAAAGAAATCTATTATTTACCTGTAGAACAGTTATCTGATGATGTTATTCAATATATTGAAAAAGTTTTTGAGTTATTAGATGCTGTAAAAAATGATTGCAATAGCAATAATTTTTCTCGCCGATTTACTTTCATAAGAGATGAGAAAGCTATTAGTGATGTTGCGGAAATTAAAAAAGATAATAATAAATTAAATCATATATATATCAACGAAAATTTCTGTCAGTATTTATGGTCTGTTTGTGTCTATCTTATCGCATATTTTGAAAATGTTATACATATCCCTATGATGGATGCTGTTGGTATTAATAAAAATGGATATAAGCCCAATATGATAGATGTAGAATATGGCAATGATTGTTTTTTCAGAGGACGGCAATTATTACATAACTTTAATAGAGATGCATATTGGGTTACTCCAAATATCTGTAATCCGCAGCAATTTGAAAATATTATAAGCCATGCGAATGATGTCTATTGTGCTGCAATAGCATTTATATATGCTCACGAGTTTTCACATAATTATTTGGGGCATACACAAATACAGCAAACGCTTTCTCGTTCAATAAATGATGAAATTGCAGCAGATGATATGGCAATTAGCTTTATTCAAACTGAATATAACTCTGCATGGGGAAGAACCTATAAGGCAGGAATTGCAACTACATTAGCAGCCCTTTTATTAATGGGAGAGGATTCTATTTCTGGTGGTGGAACCCATCCAGATATGGATGTTCGAATAGAAAATTTGGTTACTAAACTGGAATTGCACGAAATGGATCTTCTTTGGGGCTATTTAGGGGTTGCTTTAAGATTATGGCTTCTTGTTTTTGATGGCTTATCCATCAAAGAGGATATGCAGCAACCGGGGTTTGGTTCATACAAAGAGATATATTTATATTATATAGAAAAATTAAAGATTGTCAGGCAACAACGTTATCCTACAATTATCAAACCAGACTGGGATATATAA